The Arthrobacter sp. PM3 genome contains the following window.
AGCAGGTTGGACAGGCAGTAGATCAGCACCAGGACGGTGACGATCGAGACCACGGTGGGTCCCTCGCCCGACAGCACGGCCCGGTAGAGCCGGTTGCCCACGCCCGGGACGTTGAAGATGCCTTCGGTGACGATCGCGCCGCCCATCAGGGCGCCGAGGTCGGCGCCCAGGAACGTGATGACCGGAATCAGGGAGTTGCGCAGGATGTGGACCCGGACCACCTTGAACCGGGACAGGCCCTTGGCGGTGGCGGTGCGCACGTAGTCGGCGTTCATGTTTTCGATGACGCTGGTACGGGTCAGGCGCAGGACGTAGGCGAAGGATCCCAGCCCCAGCACGATCGCCGGCAGGATCAGGTCCGGGATGGTCGCGGCGGAACTGACGGTGGGCTTGGCCCAGCCGAGCTGGACACCGATGGTGAACTGCAGCAGGAAGCCCAGGACGAAGATCGGGATGCCGATCACGATCAGGGATGCGACCAGGACGGTGGCGTCGAAGAGCTTGCCCTTGCGCAGGCCTGCGATGAGGCCGAACAGGATGCCGAAGAAGCCTTCGAAGATCAGCGCCATGATGGCCAGCCGGGCCGTGACGGGGAAGACCTCGCCGAGCACCGCGGCGATGGGGCGCCCGGAGAAGTCCTGGCCGAGGTCGAAGGTGAAGATGCTCTTGAGGTAGAGGAGGTATTGCATCCAGAACGGCTGGTCCAGGTTGTACTGCGCACGCAGCTTGGCCGCGACGGCCTCGTTGACCGGCTTGTCGCCGAACAGTGCCACGATGGGGTCGCCGGGGAGGCTGAAGACCAGGAAGTAGACCAGCAGTGTGGCGCCCAGGAACACGGGAATCAGTTGCAGGAAACGCTTGAGGATGTAGGTCGACATCAGCGAGTCACACCCTCGTTGGAAGGCATCCTGTCCAGGGATGC
Protein-coding sequences here:
- a CDS encoding ABC transporter permease translates to MSTYILKRFLQLIPVFLGATLLVYFLVFSLPGDPIVALFGDKPVNEAVAAKLRAQYNLDQPFWMQYLLYLKSIFTFDLGQDFSGRPIAAVLGEVFPVTARLAIMALIFEGFFGILFGLIAGLRKGKLFDATVLVASLIVIGIPIFVLGFLLQFTIGVQLGWAKPTVSSAATIPDLILPAIVLGLGSFAYVLRLTRTSVIENMNADYVRTATAKGLSRFKVVRVHILRNSLIPVITFLGADLGALMGGAIVTEGIFNVPGVGNRLYRAVLSGEGPTVVSIVTVLVLIYCLSNLLVDLLYAWLDPRIRYDS